DNA sequence from the Bombus vancouverensis nearcticus chromosome 8, iyBomVanc1_principal, whole genome shotgun sequence genome:
ACATAATTGAACTTTTTGAGTCGAGCGACCCTGTTCGATATAtgatgttttttctttttattgtaacCCAACTATAGTGCCACCTCAGGATATAGGAGTGATAGATGGATTTGCTGAATATCCTGAACAAAATTTAAGACATTCTAATTCACAATCTATAATACATTTGAAAATGGCCATGATCGAAATGAGCGGAGAGTATACTTGTATGATTAGCACCTTCCAGGAAGAGGACACGAAAGGAACAAAAATGATTATTTATGGTAACTCTGtgattgtaaataataatcgaataatttatGTGACATATAACACTATTACTTAATATTGTATTACAGTGCCAGAAACTAATCTGTCCATTCATGTTTCTTCTTTCAATAAAAGTCATTTGAATCTAACATGCGTAGCAAACGGAGCACAGCCGCGACCGATACTAAAAATTTACATAGAAGGAACTGAAGTCaataattattatgataaaactgtagaagcaataaaatataaaaacatcCTTTTTGCAACACGCAGTGCAATCGTAAAAAATCCTTTGGAACCATTGCTATTAGAGTGTGAAATTTCTATACCACACACGGATTATAAACGCAGAGAAAGAATCGTTTATTATCCTAGTTCGATTCGTTCCAATATAGGCATATaaactaaaaagaaaatgaacatATGCATCTAACtacctttttctattttcagttcAAATGTTATCACAGATTAGTAACGCGTCAAGCTATAAAATTGGTGACGTTATCCTCATCATCTACATAGTTTAcatattattaaagtaaataaatgtataagaCAAAGAGCTTAAGACTTCTATGTATGAAACTTGATGTATTTATGTTATTACCAAATTCTTCACAATCTTTTTAGGATTATAAAGTAATTAGTTCTGATAGATCTATATTCGTACAAAGCGAATTCTTATTATAGCAAAATTTCAAATCAGAAATCTCTCTAAATATCATGTCAAGACAGAAAATGCAATTGCGTGTGCGTTAAGGATTAAGGCGGAAACAGGAGTTGGTGGGGAGATATATCTTCAACCAGCGGTCCTCGGAAAGATTATCACTTGCCGTTCAGCGCTCATCCACAAAGGATTCGTAAGTTGGCATCTTCAAAATTGGCATTTCAAGTCGTGTTGTTTAAATTTAGATAAGAAAAATTGATTCGACATAAATTTGCAGTGTTATACGTGTACTGttctatcattttttttataattcttttttatttgaatttaacAGAAAGTGTATAACATGATAGACGATATAATAACTacagttattattttatttgacaGTGAATTATCGAACCAGAAAATGAACTGCACTTATGTGGCACTATTTTTCATAGGTAAGTCATATTTACTTCTCATAatagaaaatgtattttt
Encoded proteins:
- the LOC117164888 gene encoding uncharacterized protein LOC117164888, which codes for MSSVAYIVFLLATAVVKSRFTDICASKIYTLNVPHVVRNGTGPIDLSCIYNVTKDENGLVIKWYHNKDQIYQWIPPMPPQDIGVIDGFAEYPEQNLRHSNSQSIIHLKMAMIEMSGEYTCMISTFQEEDTKGTKMIIYVPETNLSIHVSSFNKSHLNLTCVANGAQPRPILKIYIEGTEVNNYYDKTVEAIKYKNILFATRSAIVKNPLEPLLLECEISIPHTDYKRRERIVYYPIQMLSQISNASSYKIGDVILIIYIVYILLK